Below is a genomic region from Caretta caretta isolate rCarCar2 chromosome 18, rCarCar1.hap1, whole genome shotgun sequence.
CGTCTGGAACTAATGCCATGTGTGGTGCTGACTCgagtaaaagaaaaggaagggaaaGTTATTGATCAGCCTGCTTTGGAGAAACTGAGAGCAAAGCTTGATAATGACACTATTAAATCTCCACTTCTTGAACAAAAAGTCCAGACATCTCAAGTTGAGCAAACAAAATCTGACCAGTCTAAACTGGAACCTGTTAGAACTAAGGTGCCAAAAGAGAAGGTTCTTGCCAGTCATGTAGAAGTAGTTGATAAAGAGGGAAAACTAAAGTCCAAGAAACACTTGAAGACAGAGCAGACTACAGAAGGGACAAATGCAGTAGATCTCGACAAGTTAGAGGCTCGTAAAAGACGTTTTGCTGATGCAAACTTGAAACCTGACAGGCAAAAACTGGACGTTAAAAGAAGCAGCCAAGACGAGGAAGATGCTGCACGCATGGTCTTGAAAAAGCAACTTGATGTGACAACTTCATCTAGAGAAGTTACAGTGTTAAGGGAAGGAGAATTGGAAAGAAAGCCCTTGAGGAAAGAGATGCTTAAAAGGGAatctaaaaaaattaaactggaaAGACTTATTACTGTTACCAGCCCCAAAGATACACAGGAGCCTGCTAACGTTTCCGTTGGGATTGGCTTGCGTCCCTGTTTAGAACTGCAGCCTAGGCTAGGAGAACCTGTTGATGAACCAGTGGAAACTCAAGAAATCCTTTCTAAAAAACTTAATCCAATAAAACCACAGCACAAGCAAATGCAGCTGTTAGATGATCAAGGAACAGAGAGCGAGGACATGAAGAAAAATTTCTGTGGTCTTCCCGAAGAGATGCCGGACCATAAATTTGGCCAGGAGAAACCTCAGTCAGCTGATACAGAAGAGAAAATTGGTATTGACATTGATTACAcacaaagttacagaaaacaaatgGAGCAAAGTCGCAGATTAAAACAGCAGATGGAAATGGAGATAGCAAAGTCTGAGAAGTTTGGCAGTCCAAAAAAAGAAGTAGACGAATATGAAAGGCGTAGCCTGGTTCATGAGGTGGGCAAACCCCCACAAGATGTCACAGATGACTCTCCaccaagtaaaaagaaaaagactgaccattttgattttgaaattagCACTAAAAGAGAGAGGAACTACAGAAGCTCTCGCCAGGTGAGCGAAGATTCTGAAAGGACTGCCTGTTCACCTAGTATCAGACACTTTCCTTTTCATGAGGATGATGACACCCTAGATTCCCCAAGGCTAATGCCATTAAAAGAAACCAAAGAATCACCTAAAATAGAAGAAAAGGGTCTTTCATATTCCAATATGACTGTGAGGGAGGATTCCCTAAAATTTAATCCCTACGATTCCAGCAGAAGGGAGCAGATGGCAGAAATGGCCAAAATAAAGCTGTCGGTACTTAGTTCTGAAGATGAATCAAGTCGATGGGAATCTCAAGTGAAACAAGAGCCTGGTAAAGTTGATATTAGCTTCCCAAGTAGTATAGTTAAAAGAGACAGCATACGAAAACGGTCTGTACGGGACCTGGAACCAGGGGAGGTGCCTTCAGATTCTGATGATGACAATGAAAATAAACCCCATTCTCCTAAAGCCTCATCATTATTAGAGAGTTCCAGGTTATCTTTTTTATTaagggacagagaaagagaggaaaggcTGTCAACTTCTTTAGAAAGAAACAAATTTTACTCCTTTGCATTGGATAAGACAATCACACCAGACACAAAAGCCTTGCTTGAAAGAGCTAAATCTCTCTCTTCATCTAGAGAAGAAAACTGGTCTTTTCTGGATTGGGACTCAAGATTTGCTAGTTTTAGAAACAATAAAGACAAAGAGAAAGTTGACTCTGCTCCAAGACCTATTCCATCTTGgtatatgaaaaagaaaaaaatcaggacTGATTCAGAAGGAAAACTAGATGACAAGAAAGAGGATCATAAAGAGGAGGAGCAAGAGAGACAGGAATTGTTTGCTTCTCGATTTTTACATAGCTCAATCTTTGAACAAGATTCCAAGCGTCTACAGCATTTAGAAAGAAAAGATGATGACCTGGACTTCATTTCTGGTCGAATATATGGGAGACAGACTTCTTCTGATGGGAGTAACAGTGCATCTGAGTTGGTGCAAGAACCAGTTGTTCTTTTTCACAGTAGATTTATTGAGCTAACCAGaatgcagcaaaaagaaaaggagaaggatCAAAAACCAAAAGAAGTGGAAAAGCAGGAAGACAATCAGCCTAAGACTCCAGAAACTGTTCCTGATAATAAAGAACCGGAACATAAGTCGTCATTAGTTGGGCCTTCTTCAGTCACAGTTGTAACTCAAGAATCAGCAGCAGTCATATCTGAGAAGGTAGCAAATGAAAAAACAGTTGTGGATATAACGTCTGCAAGAGAAGAAAGGCCATCTGAACTTGCTTCAATAACAGAAGAACCAAAACCTCTTCCTGAACTTGTTGCTCCTATCAAAGTAGAACCACCTGAGCAACTTGAACCTCCCCAAGTAGTAGAAGCCAATAAAGATGTCATTCCTGCAACTCTGGCTTCTGAAGAAGACTCGGTATCTACAGAGCATCCTTCATATTTGGATACAAAGCCGCCTACACCAGGAGCTTCATTTTCACAAACAGATATCAACGTAGACCCGGAACCTGAAAACACACAGttgatcccaccacctcccaaaTCAGTTCAAAAGTCTGATGAATCTAGCAAATCTAAAGAGGAAAATGCCCTACCTGCTGCTGACACTGATCCTAATTCAAGTCAGAAAGCAGAGGTAGTTGCTGATATTCTGCCTCCTGTTTCTGACAATGACATGGAAGTTGAACCCCCAGTTGTAAAAGATAAAAAATCATACAAAAGTAAACGTTCCAAGACTCCTGTTCAATCAGCCACAGCAAATGTCACAGAGAAACCTGTCACAAGGAAGAGTGAAAGGATTGACCGTGAAAAACTTAAAAGATCGAGCTCTCCTCGTGGGGAAGCACAGAAACTTTTAGAATTGAAAGTAGAAGCAGAAAAAGTTTCAAGAAATGCTGCTAAATCTCCTAGTGCTGCAACAGAGCCAGAAAACATAGAGCCAAGTTTGCCAGTAGGTCGAACTAGACGCAGAAATGTAAGATCAGTTTATGCTACCACAGGAGACAATGAAGGCCCATCTCCAGTGAAGGACTCGGCAGAGGTAACTAGATCTACcagaaaaagaggagagaaggaGCCTCAGGAGACTGCAACAACTGTTCCTACCACACCAAGAAGAGGAAGGCCTCCAAAGTCACGCCGTAAGCCTGAGGAAGAAATCTCTCCTATTAAGACAGAACCAGTACAACAAGAAGCAGAAGAGACTGAGACTAAAGAAACAGTGGAAACCCCTAAACCTGCAGAGGGATGGAGATCTCCTAGATCCCAAAAACTAACACATGGTCATTCATTAGCTGCAAGCAGTcagcagggaaaaaaagggaaaaatgaacCGAAAGCAGATATCACTGTAGAATGTGAAGAGGCCACTGAAACAGCTGGTCAAGAACCAAATATTAGTGAGAACAGTAATAAATTAAAGGCTACAgacaaagaagcagcagcaagtgaACAGAAACGTGACAGAAAAGAACTTGATATGGACAAAAATCTTCCAGAAACCCCCACAGTTGAGAttgtagagaaaaaaaatccctcagaAAAAGCTACTAAATCCAAACGAGGAAGATCTAGAAATGCCAAGACAGTTGTAGATAAAGCATCCTTGTGTCTGAAAAATGTGGAAATACGTCTCAATGTTGATGAAGTCAAAGGTGCCCTGCGACCAAGTGAAGAGGAAGTAGAGCCTGTGGCAATGTCACCAGCAAAAACCAAAAGTCCACAAAAAGAGGACAGTTTGTCACCCCATTTTGTAAAGAATGAGCCAGAAGATCTATTccaggaaacagaaaaagaaattatGCATGAACCAAACCAATCACCAGAAGCTGCCCAGTTAGCAAAGCAGATTGAACTTGAACAGGCTGTGGAAAACATTGCAAAGCTCACTGAAACACCATCAGTTGCTGCCTACAAAGAACAGGCAACTGACGTGTCTGAAGTTCgtcaggaggaggagggagacaaacctGCACATCAGGCTAGTGAAACAGAACTGGCAGCAGCTATTGGATCCATCATCAATGATATTTCTGGAGAAACAGAAAGCTTTCCTGCTCCTCCAACTTATCCTGCAGAATCAGAATCTGAGATACCTCCAGAACCAGTGGTGGTACCATCCTCTAGGGAAGAAATGGAGCCTGAAACTGATCAGGCAGTTAACAATATCTTGGAAACAGAAGCTGCTGTTGGACCCTCTGGCACTACCCCATCAACAGTAGAGGCAGAAAATAAGGAGGCTGAAGTGAGCTTCAGTGAATCTTCAAATTCTGCACAGGAAGCGGAAACGTTACAGGAAACCGAAGTTTCTCGGAAGGAAAAAGGCCGTCAAAAGAGCACGCGGCAAAGACGTAAAAGGAGCGTGAGCAAGAAAGGGGATACCGCCGAAGTTAGTGCTTTTGAGCCTGAAAGGGTACAAAGTAAGTCTCCTAATGCCAATGAAGTTAAGGCAAAACCAGAAGAAACCTTGAAAgatgaaaagcaaaataaaaactcTGTTCAGGTTTCTACTGAATTGAATATTACTGATGCAAGCAAGGCTGCAACCACTGAGAGAATTTCTCATGAAGCTGTTTCTGAGAGCAGTGTCCCTCCTAAAGCTCCTCCTGCTCTGGATCTACCTTCCCAGCCCGTTCCTGTGGATGATGTGAGCCAAACTGGATTCAAGCTACGGTCAGCTATTGAAAATGCACCCGTTACTCCACCGAGTGTTTCAAATACGACCGTTCCTGCAGTTTCTTCTGCAACTGCGACAAAATTACCCACTCCTGCACCAGCTGGGATAGTCCCCCTTCATTCCAGCACCACCAGCGTGACCGAATGGATTGTAAGGCATGATGACACCCGTGCTCGTTCCACCCCACCACCAGCTCTTCCCCCAGATACTAAAGCATCTGATATTGATACAAACTCCAGTACCCTGAGGAAGATACTTATGGAGCCCAAATACGTTTCAGCAACTAGCCTTGCTTCTACGAATGTcacaacttctgttgctgaaccACTTAGTGCACCTCGTTTGGAGGAGGCACCTCATCCTCCAGTAGaggccataaaaccagtgtcagAGGAAAAACCAGCAGTTCCTATCACTAATGCTTTGGATCCCCCAGTAGCAGAGGCGCCAGTTTTCAGTGAGAAAGAAAAATTAAGTACAGTTATTGCCCCCAAAGCTACTTCCGTTATAAGCAGAATGCCCCATAGCATTGATCTAGAGGAAACTCCAAGGATAACATTGATGAAGCAAGTCCCCCAGACCCAGACATGTCTAGTTAATGCCCCTTCACCTAAATACAAGCAGAGACCTAGCACAAATGATAACAGCAGGTTTCATCCAGGATCTATGTCTGTTATTGAAGATAGGCCAGTGGAGACTGGATCCAGCCCAGGTCTGCGAGTAAACACTTCAGAGGGTGTTGTACTTTTGAGTTATTCAGGACAGAAGACAGAGGGCCCTCAACGAATTAGTGCAAAGATCAGTCAGATTCCCCCAGCAAGTGCTGTTGATATAGAGTTTCAGCAGTCTGTGTCCAAGTCACAAATTAAACAAGAACCTATTACTCCATCGCAGCCAGCACCCAAAGGCTCTCAAACTCCCACAGGATATGGGAATGTGTCCACCCATTCTTTGGTACTAGGAACCCAACCTTACAATACATCACCTGTGATCTCCTCCGTTAAACAAGAACGGACTACCTTAGAGAAATCTGAATCAGGCCACCTTTCTGTCCAGACTCCTGCTTCTCAGTCGGGGGCTGTTAAAGTCCTCTCCCAGACGGTAAACACTCCACCTGTACTAGTTCACAACCAGATGGTACTCTCTCAAAGTGTAGCTTCCGtcaacaaaaaacttcctgaTCTGACTGCTCTGAAAGTGGAGACTAAGGCTCTTCAGCCATCAAACTTGAGCCCTGGGGTCAGTCCTCATCACCCTTCCCTATCTGGTAAAATGCATTCAGAAGCAAACCATGTCAGCTCAGGACCCAACACCCCAACAGATCGGGCTATTTCTCATTTGGGGGTTACAAAACAGGAGCCACATTCCCCACGTACAAGTGGGCATTCTCCCTCTCCATTTCCAAGGGCTTGTCATCCTGGCAGTACCTCATCTCCAGCTTTATCTAGTAATACCTCTGTCATGCTGGCTCCAGGAATTCCTGTGCCTCAATACATATCCAGTATGCATCCTGAGCAGTCTGTTATAATGCCCCCCCATAGTGTAACACAGACTGTATCCCTTGGCCATCTGTCACAAGGTGAAGTGAGAATGAATACCCCTCCTTTGCCTGGTATTCCTTATGGCATCCGCCCAGAAGCGCTCCACTCTCCCAGAGCAGCTCTACAACCTCAGTTAGAAATTAGACCTCAGAGATCCAGCACACCTCAGCCAGCTCCAATAAGAGACATAGTCATGCCTCCGTTATCTTCTCAGCATCCCCCAGAAGATGAGATGCATTACCATCATACTGTGTGTAGAGGGTCAGCCCCTGTACAGTCCGACGTGTTAGTAATGCAGACAGATTATCGCATGCATGCTACAGGTATAAGACTCGACCAGTACAATGTGCCTCGAGATGTGAGGATGATGATGCACCCACACATGGCAGCAGTGGGTGACCACCACCCTGAAACTAGACAATCCAGAACACCAGAAGGGTCTGTGAAAACTCCCCCAGTCAGCAAGACTCCACAACCTGGAAAAGAGGCACCCAAGTCTTCTGAAGTCAAAATGGCGCACTCTCCCCACAGTGAGCCCCGGCTCCTCAGCGtccctcccagcagccagctTCCTGGACTGCCTTTGACACAGCCTGTGGTTGTACCTCATGGAGTACAGATCATGCATCCTGCAGGGAGTTCCTTTCATGATTATAGATCTGTGTATGGCGACATGAGAAATTACCATGCAGCAGCCCAGCTTGGTCATCCTCAGTTCCCTGGAGCATCGCCAATTGGTCTGTCTTCACGGAGTATGACCCCATCTCAGGTGAGAAAATTATGATTTCCtctgtttggttttctttacCTGAGTTTAAAACATACTATGATAAATATAGTCCTAATGCAATTGCatttgactgcagtgggagttaCAACTGGGATGAGTTTGGCTCATTCCTCATACACTGTGCCCTCTCCATTTAGGGTTGTGTTTTAAAGTACTACAATgctaaaaatcagttatttttgttTGAGACATATGGGATAAACACCTTTTTGAAGCTACTGGGAAGGAATTAAGGGGGAGGATCccctaatttattttctttttatcataaCAAGGCTCCATTCTGGGAGTGCTTGAaatcttttaaagaaaaggagtacttgtggcaccttagagactaaccaatttatttgagcatgagctttcgtgagccacagctcacttcatcagatgtgtaccgtggaaactgcagcagactttatatacacacagagaatatgaaacaatacctcctcccaccccactgtcctgctggtaatagcttatctaaagtgatcagcaggtgggccatttccagcacaaatccaggttttctcaccctccacccccccacacaaattcactctcctgctggtgctagcccatccaaagtgacaactctttacataatcaagtcgggctatttcctgcatagatccaggttctctcacttcccccccacccccatacacacacaaactcactctcctgctggtctaaactgaccactctccaagtttaaatccaagttaaaccagaatatctgggggggggggggggggtaggaaaaaacaagaggaaacaggctaccttgcataatgacttagccactcccagtctctatttaagcctaaattaatagtatccaatttgcaaatgaattccaattcagcagtttctcgctggagtctggatttgaagttcaAATCTGAGGAAGTCAGATAGTACAGTGATAGGGAACATACTGAGAGCCAAATAGCTGTCTAGAAGGATTTAAGCAGGAGAAATCATTTGACTGTTTCCCAACAGTCTAATTGTTAAATGAGAAAGTTTTGTGCCATTCATGAATTCTCCAAAgttttccctttctctcccaTTATTGCTTTGTAGGGTCTGCCAGAAGGTGAACATTCACATACCAGTCAGCCAGTGCGCAGCAAAACTCCTCAGATTTCCCAGGACTCTAAGGGGTCACAGGCAGTAGGACCTGAACAAACCCACCACACCACTGTAAATAGGCATGCAGCACAGATAGACCCTCATATACATCTTCAGAGGACACAGGCAGATACGGGCCAGACTTCGTATCCTTCCCCTGTTGCCATTTCAATGAAACAGGAGCTTCCATCACCTCACCAGCCTCAGGCAGTTCAGAAGCAATCTTTGTTTATCCCTACAACTTCAGGCCCTGGGGCCCCACTGGGGCTGCCATTGTCTCGCTCCGAACCTCAGTCTGCTCTAATACAAGATCCATCTCCTCACTCTGTTTCTCAGAGACCTGTGGATATGGTTCAGCTTCTAACAGTAAGTATCACTCTCTTTCTCCTTGAGCTGCTGTGtgctgcttgttttttttaatgcctgaACCAGGACTAGGgcaaggggaaaaataagcagTAGTCTTCTGCCAAGCTCCTCCCACTTGTGACACCAAAATGTAGTGTGCCACTCACATTAGGTAGTGCAGCTCTTCATAATGTGACCATCCCTCTACTTTCTTGGGTGCTTCTATCactagttgtcataaatataaagggaagggtaaacccctttaaaatccctcctggccagagaaaaaaatcctctcacctgtaaagggttaagaagctaaaggtaacctcactggcacctgaccaaaatgaccaatgaggagacaagatactttcaaaagctgggaggagggagagaaacaaagggtctgtgtgtctgtctatattctgtctttgccggggatagaccaggaatggagtcttagaacttttagtaagtaatctaccttaggtacgtgttagattatgatttctttaaatggctgagaaaagaactgtgctgaatagaataactatttctgtctgtgtatcttttttgtaacttaaggttttgcctagaggggttctctatgtttttgaatctaattaccctgtaaggtatctaccatcctgattttacaggggggatttctttatttctatttacttctatttttattaaaagtcttcttgtaagaaaactgaatgctttttcattgttctcagatccaagggtttgggtctgtggtcacctatgcaaattggtgaggctttttatccaacatttcccaggaaagggcgggtgcaagtgttgggaggattgttcattgttcttaagattctgggtctgggtctgtagtcacctaggcaaattggtgaggctttttaccaaaccttgtccaggaagtggggtgcaaggttttgggaagtattttggggggaaagacatgtccaaacagctcttccccagtaacgagtattagtttggtggtggtagcagccaatccaaggacaaagggtggaatattttgtaccttggggaagttttgacctaagctggtaaagataagcttaggaggtttttcatgcaggtccccacatctgtaccctagagttcagagtgggggaggaaccttgacactagtgAAATTAGTTAACAATGTTGCCATTTATATGGATGTTCCTAGAGTCCAGTGATAAGAGTTACCACCTCATTGAGATGAATGAGAAGAGTCCATGAGTCTGAGTTAGTGTTTGActgtctacagactcaggcaggCATCGCTGCCTTGTTTTCCATTCTGTTCACATTTTGGAATATTATCTTTGCAAACCATGAAGGCTAGagatgatttatttaaaaaaaatgttagattctggagcatgaggagaagagagaggtggGTAGAGGAAGAATGGTGATGTGGTTAGAGCGCCAGCCTGGGAATTGGGAaatccaggttcaagtccctgctcagccacagacttcctgtttgtccttgggcaagtcacttagagaactgagcacagagagactaagtgtaACAAGAGGGTAATATAGTGTCCTGCTGCACAGGACGTCTATGAGGGTAAATAATATTAAAGTTTTTGGGTTCTCCGATATTAAGGTAATGGGGACcttggatagacagacagatggcCACTGTGATGAAATAAGGGTTGCACTGATGATTTGGCAGGATGTGGCCCAAATCAGTCCTTGTTGGGAACCAACTATGAGAAGGCATTAAA
It encodes:
- the SPEN gene encoding msx2-interacting protein isoform X4: MVRETRHLWVGNLPENVREEKIIEHFKRYGRVESVKILPKRGSEGGVAAFVDFVDIKSAQKAHNSVNKMGDRDLRTDYNEPGTIPSAARGLDDTVSIASRSREVSGFRGGGGGPTYGPPPSLHAREGRYERRLDGASDNRERAYEHSAYGHHERGTGGFDRTRHYDQDYYRDPRERTLQHGLYYTSRSRSPNRFDAHDPRYESRAREQFTLPSVVHRDIYRDDITREVRGRRPERNYQHSRSRSPHSSQSRTQSPQRLASQASRPTRSPSGSGSRSRSSSSDSISSSSSTSSDSSDSSSSSSDESPARSVQSTAIPAPTSQLLPSLEKDEPRKSFGIKVQNLPVRSTDTSLKDGLFHEFKKYGKVTSVQIHGASEERYGLVFFRQQEDQEKALNASKGKLFFGMQIEVTAWIGPETESENEFRPLDERIDEFHPKATRTLFIGNLEKTTTYHDLRNIFQRFGGIVDIDIKKVNGVPQYAFLQYCDIASVCKAIKKMDGEYLGNNRLKLGFGKSMPTNCVWLDGLSTNVTDQYLTRHFCRYGPVVKVDFANRESQLAFYHSMEKTGQDIRDFYEMLAERRDERRGSYEYAPDRTYYETVRTPGTYPEDPRREYPARSREFYAEWDPYQGDYYDPRYYDDPREYRDYRGDPYEQDIREYSYRQRERERERERFESDRDRDHERRPIERSQSPTHSRRPQSPGASPSQSERLQSDSERRIYSRSSDRSGSCSSLSPPRYDKLDKTRPERYAKNEKNDKERAFDQERIDKDKRLVRKEKPEKLEKDKTDKQKRKAKIHSPSSQSSETDQENEREPSPEKLKGNSKQSKERADKEGTAKNRLELMPCVVLTRVKEKEGKVIDQPALEKLRAKLDNDTIKSPLLEQKVQTSQVEQTKSDQSKLEPVRTKVPKEKVLASHVEVVDKEGKLKSKKHLKTEQTTEGTNAVDLDKLEARKRRFADANLKPDRQKLDVKRSSQDEEDAARMVLKKQLDVTTSSREVTVLREGELERKPLRKEMLKRESKKIKLERLITVTSPKDTQEPANVSVGIGLRPCLELQPRLGEPVDEPVETQEILSKKLNPIKPQHKQMQLLDDQGTESEDMKKNFCGLPEEMPDHKFGQEKPQSADTEEKIGIDIDYTQSYRKQMEQSRRLKQQMEMEIAKSEKFGSPKKEVDEYERRSLVHEVGKPPQDVTDDSPPSKKKKTDHFDFEISTKRERNYRSSRQVSEDSERTACSPSIRHFPFHEDDDTLDSPRLMPLKETKESPKIEEKGLSYSNMTVREDSLKFNPYDSSRREQMAEMAKIKLSVLSSEDESSRWESQVKQEPGKVDISFPSSIVKRDSIRKRSVRDLEPGEVPSDSDDDNENKPHSPKASSLLESSRLSFLLRDREREERLSTSLERNKFYSFALDKTITPDTKALLERAKSLSSSREENWSFLDWDSRFASFRNNKDKEKVDSAPRPIPSWYMKKKKIRTDSEGKLDDKKEDHKEEEQERQELFASRFLHSSIFEQDSKRLQHLERKDDDLDFISGRIYGRQTSSDGSNSASELVQEPVVLFHSRFIELTRMQQKEKEKDQKPKEVEKQEDNQPKTPETVPDNKEPEHKSSLVGPSSVTVVTQESAAVISEKVANEKTVVDITSAREERPSELASITEEPKPLPELVAPIKVEPPEQLEPPQVVEANKDVIPATLASEEDSVSTEHPSYLDTKPPTPGASFSQTDINVDPEPENTQLIPPPPKSVQKSDESSKSKEENALPAADTDPNSSQKAEVVADILPPVSDNDMEVEPPVVKDKKSYKSKRSKTPVQSATANVTEKPVTRKSERIDREKLKRSSSPRGEAQKLLELKVEAEKVSRNAAKSPSAATEPENIEPSLPVGRTRRRNVRSVYATTGDNEGPSPVKDSAEVTRSTRKRGEKEPQETATTVPTTPRRGRPPKSRRKPEEEISPIKTEPVQQEAEETETKETVETPKPAEGWRSPRSQKLTHGHSLAASSQQGKKGKNEPKADITVECEEATETAGQEPNISENSNKLKATDKEAAASEQKRDRKELDMDKNLPETPTVEIVEKKNPSEKATKSKRGRSRNAKTVVDKASLCLKNVEIRLNVDEVKGALRPSEEEVEPVAMSPAKTKSPQKEDSLSPHFVKNEPEDLFQETEKEIMHEPNQSPEAAQLAKQIELEQAVENIAKLTETPSVAAYKEQATDVSEVRQEEEGDKPAHQASETELAAAIGSIINDISGETESFPAPPTYPAESESEIPPEPVVVPSSREEMEPETDQAVNNILETEAAVGPSGTTPSTVEAENKEAEVSFSESSNSAQEAETLQETEVSRKEKGRQKSTRQRRKRSVSKKGDTAEVSAFEPERVQSKSPNANEVKAKPEETLKDEKQNKNSVQVSTELNITDASKAATTERISHEAVSESSVPPKAPPALDLPSQPVPVDDVSQTGFKLRSAIENAPVTPPSVSNTTVPAVSSATATKLPTPAPAGIVPLHSSTTSVTEWIVRHDDTRARSTPPPALPPDTKASDIDTNSSTLRKILMEPKYVSATSLASTNVTTSVAEPLSAPRLEEAPHPPVEAIKPVSEEKPAVPITNALDPPVAEAPVFSEKEKLSTVIAPKATSVISRMPHSIDLEETPRITLMKQVPQTQTCLVNAPSPKYKQRPSTNDNSRFHPGSMSVIEDRPVETGSSPGLRVNTSEGVVLLSYSGQKTEGPQRISAKISQIPPASAVDIEFQQSVSKSQIKQEPITPSQPAPKGSQTPTGYGNVSTHSLVLGTQPYNTSPVISSVKQERTTLEKSESGHLSVQTPASQSGAVKVLSQTVNTPPVLVHNQMVLSQSVASVNKKLPDLTALKVETKALQPSNLSPGVSPHHPSLSGKMHSEANHVSSGPNTPTDRAISHLGVTKQEPHSPRTSGHSPSPFPRACHPGSTSSPALSSNTSVMLAPGIPVPQYISSMHPEQSVIMPPHSVTQTVSLGHLSQGEVRMNTPPLPGIPYGIRPEALHSPRAALQPQLEIRPQRSSTPQPAPIRDIVMPPLSSQHPPEDEMHYHHTVCRGSAPVQSDVLVMQTDYRMHATGIRLDQYNVPRDVRMMMHPHMAAVGDHHPETRQSRTPEGSVKTPPVSKTPQPGKEAPKSSEVKMAHSPHSEPRLLSVPPSSQLPGLPLTQPVVVPHGVQIMHPAGSSFHDYRSVYGDMRNYHAAAQLGHPQFPGASPIGLSSRSMTPSQGLPEGEHSHTSQPVRSKTPQISQDSKGSQAVGPEQTHHTTVNRHAAQIDPHIHLQRTQADTGQTSYPSPVAISMKQELPSPHQPQAVQKQSLFIPTTSGPGAPLGLPLSRSEPQSALIQDPSPHSVSQRPVDMVQLLTKYPIVWQGLLALKNDTAAVQLHFVSGNNVLAHRSLPAPEGGPPLRIAQRMRLEASQLEGVARRMMVESDYCLLLALPCGRDQEDVVNQTESLKAAFISYLQAKQAAGIINVPNPGSNQPAYVLQIFPPCEFSESHLSRLAPDLLASISNISPHLMIVIASV